A DNA window from Jatrophihabitans sp. contains the following coding sequences:
- a CDS encoding adenine phosphoribosyltransferase — protein sequence MTSPAGARPAISEIIASRLRDVQDFPQPGVLFKDIMPLLADAAAFGACIDEFAELPAAYESDLIAGVEARGFVVAAALARAVDAGVVPIRKAGKLPPPTVSARYELEYGSAEIEVPVGLLEGKRVYVVDDVLATGGTLAASLELLSRAGATVTGIGVLIELEFLAGRARLAGHELTALLRL from the coding sequence GTGACCTCACCGGCCGGCGCCCGACCGGCGATCAGCGAGATCATCGCCAGTCGGTTGAGGGACGTGCAGGACTTTCCCCAACCAGGCGTGCTGTTCAAGGACATCATGCCGTTACTGGCCGACGCGGCCGCGTTCGGCGCGTGCATAGACGAGTTCGCCGAGCTGCCCGCGGCCTACGAGTCCGACCTGATCGCCGGTGTCGAGGCCCGGGGCTTCGTGGTGGCGGCCGCGCTGGCTCGCGCGGTGGACGCCGGCGTGGTCCCGATCCGCAAGGCAGGCAAGCTGCCGCCGCCGACGGTCAGCGCCCGCTATGAGCTTGAGTACGGCAGCGCCGAGATCGAGGTGCCGGTGGGGCTGCTGGAGGGCAAGCGGGTGTACGTGGTGGACGACGTGCTGGCCACCGGCGGCACCCTGGCGGCTTCCTTGGAGCTGCTGTCCCGGGCCGGCGCGACCGTGACCGGCATCGGGGTGCTCATCGAGTTGGAGTTCCTGGCCGGCCGGGCCAGGCTCGCCGGGCACGAGCTGACCGCCCTGCTGCGGCTCTGA